Proteins encoded in a region of the Zea mays cultivar B73 chromosome 2, Zm-B73-REFERENCE-NAM-5.0, whole genome shotgun sequence genome:
- the LOC100384637 gene encoding Leucine-rich repeat receptor-like serine/threonine-protein kinase BAM1 precursor: protein MRPSPPLLLFVLLHFALLSTIAAADGNGNGNGNGDLRGDAMALLALKAALGCRPGALRSWSEGNAGSVCAWTGVRCAAGRVVAVDIANMNVSSGAPVSARVTGLSALETISLAGNGIVGAVAASSLPALRHVNVSGNQLGGGLDGWDFASLPGLEVLDAYDNNFSAPLPLGVAALPRLRYLDLGGNYFTGEIPAAYGAMPAVEYLSLNGNNLQGRIPPELGNLTTLRELYLGYYNVFDGGIPPALGRLRSLTVLDVSNCGLTGRVPAELGALASIETLFLHTNQLSAPIPPELGNLTSLTALDLSNNALTGEVPRSLASLTSLKLLNLFLNRLHGPVPDFIAALPRLETVQLFMNNLTGRVPAGLGANAALRLVDLSSNRLTGVIPEALCASGDLHTVILMNNFLFGPIPGSFGSCTSLTRVRLGQNYLNGSIPAGLLYLPRLSLLELHNNLLSGAVPSNPSPSASSSQLAQLNLSNNLLAGPLPSTLANLTALQTLLASNNRIGGAVPPEVGELRRLVKLDLSGNELSGPIPGAVGQCGELTYLDLSRNNLSGAIPEAIAGVRVLNYLNLSRNALEDAIPTAIGAMSSLTAADFSYNDLSGQLPDTGQLGYMNATAFAGNPRLCGSVVSRPCNYTGGGGVAGAATTRLGGLKLVLALGLLACSVVFAVAAVLRARSFRVDVGAGRWRLTAFHKVDFGVAEVIECMKDGNVVGRGGAGVVYAGRTRSGGAIAVKRLQAQGGAGAQQGDDRGFRAEVRTLGSIRHRNIVRLLAFCTNREANVLVYEYMGGGSLGVVLHGKGGAFLAWERRYRIALEAARGLCYLHHDCTPMIVHRDVKSNNILLGDNLEARVADFGLAKFLRCGATSESMSAVAGSYGYIAPEYAYTLRVDEKSDVYSYGVVLLELITGRRPVGDFGEGVDIVQWAKRATAGRREAVPGIVDRRLVGGAPADEVAHLFFVSMLCVQDNSVERPTMREVVQMLAELPRHESSPSTSSSSSSSSAVEPPPPQAGEESSPDDGKEPPANCYKLFPDLLA from the exons ATGAGGCCTTCGCCACCTTTGCTCCTGTTCGTGCTCCTGCACTTCGCGCTCCTGTCCACCATTGCCGCCGCCgatgggaatgggaatgggaatgggaaCGGCGACCTGCGCGGCGACGCGATGGCGCTGCTCGCCCTCAAGGCCGCGCTCGGCTGCCGGCCGGGCGCGCTGCGGTCGTGGTCGGAGGGCAATGCCGGGTCCGTGTGCGCGTGGACGGGCGTCCGGTGCGCGGCCGGACGCGTTGTCGCCGTCGACATCGCCAACATGAACGTGTCCAGCGGCGCGCCCGTCTCGGCACGGGTGACGGGGCTCAGCGCGCTCGAGACCATCTCGCTCGCCGGGAACGGCATCGTGGGCGCCGTCGCCGCGTCGTCGCTCCCGGCGCTGCGCCACGTCAACGTGTCGGGGAACCAGCTCGGCGGCGGCCTCGACGGCTGGGACTTCGCGTCGCTGCCCGGCCTCGAGGTGCTGGACGCCTACGACAACAACTTCTCGGCTCCGCTCCCGCTCGGCGTCGCCGCGCTCCCGAGGCTCCGCTACCTGGACCTCGGCGGCAACTACTTCACGGGCGAGATCCCGGCGGCGTACGGCGCGATGCCCGCGGTGGAGTACCTGTCCCTTAACGGCAACAACCTGCAAGGCCGCATCCCACCGGAGCTCGGCAACCTCACCACCCTCCGGGAGCTCTACCTCGGTTACTACAACGTGTTCGACGGcggcatccccccggcgcttggccGGTTGCGCAGCCTCACCGTGCTGGACGTCTCCAACTGCGGCCTCACGGGGCGCGTCCCCGCGGAGCTTGGCGCGCTCGCCTCCATCGAGACGCTCTTCCTCCACACCAACCAACTCTCCGCGCCCATCCCGCCGGAGCTCGGCAACCTCACGTCGCTCACCGCGCTGGACCTCTCCAACAATGCGCTCACCGGCGAGGTCCCTCGCTCGCTGGCGTCCCTCACCTCGCTCAAGTTGCTCAACCTGTTCCTGAACCGGCTCCACGGACCGGTGCCCGACTTCATCGCCGCGCTGCCGCGTCTGGAGACGGTGCAGCTGTTCATGAACAACCTCACCGGCCGCGTCCCCGCAGGGCTCGGCGCCAACGCCGCGCTCCGGCTCGTCGACCTGTCCTCGAACCGCCTCACCGGCGTCATCCCGGAGGCGCTGTGCGCGTCCGGCGATCTCCACACGGTCATCCTCATGAACAATTTCCTCTTCGGGCCCATCCCCGGCTCGTTCGGCTCGTGCACGAGCCTCACCCGCGTCCGGCTCGGCCAGAACTACCTCAACGGCAGCATCCCCGCCGGCCTGCTGTACCTGCCGCGGCTGAGCCTGCTGGAGCTCCACAACAACCTGCTCTCAGGCGCCGTGCCGTCGAACCCGAGCCCGAGCGCGTCCAGTTCGCAGCTGGCGCAGCTCAACCTGTCCAACAACCTGCTGGCGGGGCCGCTGCCGAGCACGCTGGCCAACCTCACCGCGCTGCAGACGCTGCTTGCGAGCAACAACCGGATCGGCGGCGCCGTGCCGCCGGAGGTCGGGGAGCTCCGGCGGCTCGTGAAGCTCGACCTCAGCGGCAACGAGCTGTCGGGGCCGATTCCCGGGGCGGTCGGGCAGTGCGGCGAGCTGACGTATCTCGATCTCAGCAGGAACAACCTGTCCGGGGCGATCCCAGAGGCGATCGCGGGCGTCCGGGTGCTGAATTACCTCAACCTGTCGCGGAACGCGCTGGAGGACGCGATCCCGACGGCGATCGGGGCCATGAGCAGCCTGACGGCGGCGGACTTCTCGTACAACGACCTGTCAGGGCAGCTCCCGGACACGGGGCAGCTGGGGTACATGAACGCGACGGCGTTCGCGGGCAACCCGAGGCTGTGCGGCTCTGTGGTGAGCCGGCCGTGCAACTACACGGGAGGAGGCGGAGTCGCGGGCGCGGCGACGACGCGGCTCGGCGGGCTGAAGCTGGTGCTTGCGCTGGGACTGCTCGCCTGCTCGGTTGTGTTCGCCGTGGCGGCCGTGCTCCGGGCGCGGTCGTTCCGCGTGGACGTCGGCGCGGGCAGGTGGCGGTTGACGGCGTTCCACAAGGTGGACTTTGGCGTGGCGGAGGTGATCGAGTGCATGAAGGACGGCAACGTGGTGGGCCGCGGCGGCGCCGGGGTGGTGTACGCGGGGCGCACCCGGTCGGGCGGCGCGATCGCGGTGAAGCGGCTGCAGGCCCAGGGCGGCGCCGGCGCGCAGCAGGGCGACGACCGCGGGTTCCGCGCGGAGGTCCGGACGCTCGGCAGCATCCGGCACCGGAACATCGTGCGCCTGCTGGCCTTCTGCACGAACCGGGAGGCGAACGTGCTGGTGTACGAGTACATGGGCGGCGGCAGCCTCGGGGTGGTGCTGCACGGCAAGGGCGGCGCGTTCCTGGCGTGGGAGCGGCGGTACCGGATCGCGCTGGAGGCGGCGCGCGGGCTGTGCTACCTCCACCACGACTGCACGCCCATGATCGTGCACCGGGACGTCAAGTCCAACAACATCCTCCTCGGCGACAACCTGGAGGCCCGCGTCGCGGACTTCGGCCTCGCCAAGTTCCTCCGGTGCGGCGCCACCTCCGAGTCCATGTCCGCCGTCGCTGGATCCTACGGCTACATCGCCCCTG AGTACGCGTACACGCTGCGGGTGGACGAGAAGAGCGACGTGTACAGCTACGGCGTGGTCCTGCTGGAGCTCATCACGGGCCGCCGCCCCGTGGGGGACTTCGGGGAAGGTGTGGACATCGTGCAGTGGGCGAAGCGGGCCACGGCCGGCCGCCGGGAGGCCGTGCCGGGGATCGTGGACCGCCGGCTCGTCGGCGGCGCGCCGGCCGACGAGGTGGCGCACCTATTCTTCGTCTCCATGCTCTGCGTGCAGGACAATAGCGTGGAGCGCCCCACCATGCGCGAGGTGGTGCAGATGCTCGCCGAGCTCCCGCGCCACGAGTCGTCGCcgtccacctcctcctcctcctcgtcgtcgtcgGCGGTGGAACCGCCACCACCGCAGGCCGGCGAGGAGAGCAGCCCCGACGACGGGAAGGAGCCGCCGGCCAACTGCTACAAGCTGTTCCCGGACCTGCTGGCCTGA